A stretch of the bacterium genome encodes the following:
- a CDS encoding Xaa-Pro peptidase family protein, with translation MEIKIPDSEFEKRWKEVVEKVKAKNLDILIVQSNEADFANVRYLTDYWPIFETSGVAISKNGGIALLIGPESETFAMNRSRVKKIYRILQYRESAEPEYPGMKLDNFSIVFKEMVGEKVKKIGIAGYQIFPIPIYEAIKQAEPDAEIIKSDEIMVDMRIKKSEVEIKMMKEAFKISEIALKEAIENMKPEMTELQLVGIIEESLYKNGAEYEGHPQYVLAGKNSTNAIGRPSYTKLGKNNLIQLNIGARVAGYSSSVGRPVCIGKMSEEMKKLVSAGLDMHKKTIDWIKSGVKAGDVAKKFFEYGEKIGVGKNILYGPCHGIGMIEVERPWMETNSDYYLEENMTFQVDTFLYCDDFGLRWENGVIVKKEGAELLSSELMKIIEV, from the coding sequence ATGGAAATAAAAATACCGGATAGTGAATTTGAAAAAAGATGGAAGGAAGTAGTTGAGAAAGTGAAAGCAAAAAACCTGGATATTTTGATTGTTCAATCAAATGAAGCAGATTTTGCAAATGTAAGGTATTTGACTGATTACTGGCCTATATTTGAGACATCTGGGGTTGCAATTTCTAAAAATGGGGGAATTGCACTTCTTATTGGACCTGAAAGTGAAACATTTGCAATGAATAGAAGCAGAGTTAAAAAGATATATAGAATTTTACAGTATAGAGAAAGTGCAGAACCAGAATATCCAGGGATGAAACTTGATAATTTTTCAATTGTTTTCAAAGAGATGGTTGGAGAAAAAGTAAAGAAAATCGGAATTGCTGGATACCAAATATTTCCTATACCTATCTATGAAGCAATAAAACAAGCAGAACCTGATGCAGAAATAATAAAAAGTGATGAAATAATGGTTGATATGAGAATAAAAAAAAGTGAAGTTGAAATAAAAATGATGAAAGAGGCATTTAAAATTTCAGAAATTGCATTAAAAGAAGCAATTGAGAATATGAAACCAGAAATGACAGAATTACAACTTGTTGGAATTATTGAGGAGTCCTTATATAAAAATGGAGCAGAATATGAAGGACATCCTCAGTATGTTCTTGCCGGAAAAAACTCAACAAATGCAATTGGTAGACCTTCGTATACAAAATTAGGAAAAAACAATTTAATTCAGTTAAATATTGGGGCAAGAGTAGCAGGATATTCTTCAAGTGTAGGAAGACCTGTATGTATAGGGAAAATGTCAGAAGAGATGAAAAAACTTGTCTCTGCTGGGCTTGATATGCACAAAAAAACAATTGACTGGATTAAAAGCGGAGTTAAAGCAGGGGATGTTGCTAAGAAATTTTTTGAATATGGAGAAAAAATAGGAGTTGGGAAAAATATCCTTTATGGCCCGTGTCATGGAATTGGGATGATTGAAGTTGAAAGACCCTGGATGGAAACAAACTCTGATTATTATCTTGAAGAAAATATGACATTTCAAGTTGATACATTTTTATATTGTGATGACTTTGGTTTAAGGTGGGAAAACGGTGTGATAGTAAAAAAAGAAGGTGCTGAATTATTAAGTAGTGAACTGATGAAAATAATTGAAGTGTAA
- a CDS encoding GntR family transcriptional regulator has translation MGKIKSNSYVPLSKQIKEKLLEDIRKGRILPGEKIPSEEKLAEEFGISRMTVREAIIELINENLLFRMPGKGTFLTQEFNNGQNTIKDLIVIKVPNLRNSFYFQIISGIQKVLSREGIEFTIFSERDNPIEEKIYLRKILKEKRKGLFLISSYYTHTNRSTVDKISKEIPIVIIDVEIPGISADIVMSDDYKGGFLITEHLIELGNKKILHLLGPVGDSSADERRNGYINAIEKYKIKEKIIRFTKWSLEDGYFETKKYFLNYNADAIFACNDEVAVGAYKALRELNLRVPEDISLVGYGNMEVGQILESPLTTVDQQAEKIGESAAELLMDKIKGKRKFSDIKKVKIDTKLIIRKSCGIYEKGVKNGNKNTG, from the coding sequence ATGGGAAAAATAAAAAGTAATAGTTATGTACCGTTATCAAAACAAATTAAAGAGAAACTTCTTGAAGATATAAGAAAAGGGAGAATTCTTCCAGGGGAAAAAATTCCTTCAGAAGAAAAATTAGCAGAGGAATTTGGTATTAGCAGAATGACTGTAAGAGAAGCAATAATTGAATTGATAAATGAGAACTTACTTTTTAGAATGCCAGGTAAGGGGACTTTTTTAACACAGGAATTTAATAATGGGCAAAATACAATAAAAGACCTGATTGTAATAAAAGTGCCAAATTTAAGAAACTCTTTTTATTTCCAGATAATTTCAGGAATCCAGAAAGTATTAAGCAGAGAAGGAATAGAATTTACAATTTTTTCGGAAAGAGATAACCCAATTGAAGAAAAGATATATTTAAGAAAAATTTTAAAAGAAAAAAGGAAGGGGTTATTTCTTATTTCCTCTTATTATACACATACAAACAGGTCAACAGTTGACAAAATTAGTAAAGAGATACCTATTGTAATAATAGATGTAGAAATTCCTGGTATTTCTGCAGATATAGTTATGTCAGATGACTATAAAGGGGGATTTTTAATAACAGAACATTTAATAGAACTCGGGAATAAAAAAATTTTACATTTATTAGGACCTGTTGGTGATTCAAGTGCAGATGAGAGAAGAAATGGATATATAAATGCAATTGAAAAATATAAAATAAAAGAGAAAATAATAAGATTTACAAAGTGGAGTTTAGAAGATGGATATTTTGAAACTAAAAAATATTTTTTAAACTATAATGCAGATGCAATTTTTGCCTGTAATGATGAGGTTGCAGTAGGTGCATACAAAGCACTTAGAGAATTAAATTTAAGAGTTCCTGAAGATATTTCTTTAGTGGGTTATGGAAATATGGAAGTCGGTCAGATATTAGAATCCCCTTTAACGACAGTTGACCAGCAAGCAGAGAAAATAGGGGAGAGTGCAGCAGAATTATTGATGGATAAAATAAAAGGGAAAAGAAAATTCAGTGATATTAAAAAAGTGAAAATTGATACAAAATTAATTATAAGAAAATCATGTGGTATATATGAAAAAGGAGTAAAAAATGGAAATAAAAATACCGGATAG
- a CDS encoding GntR family transcriptional regulator, which produces METKKDKSREKINEFILNNNSHLTEEILCKKFKVSRTPVREVLKYLEQDGFIQK; this is translated from the coding sequence ATGGAAACAAAAAAAGATAAATCAAGGGAAAAGATTAACGAATTTATTTTAAATAATAATAGTCATTTAACAGAAGAAATCCTTTGTAAAAAATTCAAGGTAAGCAGAACACCTGTGAGAGAGGTTTTAAAATATTTAGAACAGGATGGTTTTATACAAAAATAA